Proteins encoded together in one Temnothorax longispinosus isolate EJ_2023e chromosome 5, Tlon_JGU_v1, whole genome shotgun sequence window:
- the Dyl gene encoding uncharacterized protein Dyl, with product MERTWRNIRKTAFLLSLPLLLAGVRSEAPLVDSSALPLEHRSVYGAPAQYGPPVAHEENWPLASPDTPQIKHLQVQCEKTHMRVNIEFDRPFYGMIFSKGFYSDPHCVHLKPGTGHLSATFEIFLNSCGMSSSANHNVAAYGAPTPSGSYVENTIIVQYDPYVQEVWDQARKLRCTWYDFYEKAVTFRPFQVDMLHAVTANFLGDNLQCWMQIQVGKGPWASEVSGIVKIGQTMTMVLAIKDDENKFDMLVRNCVAHDGKRAPIQLVDQYGCVVRPKIMSRFQKIKNFGPSASVVSFAYFQAFKFPDSMNVHFQCVIQVCRYNCPEPKCGHPGLEYGAPAGGITHEYGAPVSQGLSSEYGAPPVPEYGVPPAYPDPRHPSGPAGAYSEPNPDVVPAPQAQTSSSSPSSTPGDATASSSPQSPQDNIHLPPPPLPGHSAAYQTVKRKGTAGTEELEGNLAILGGRPRSVEGFPAELRGARRRRHDEPHDLEDDSNIYHTVTLFSTHVYKRAAQEMTDVNTSRVIQVVAPGDVNFALGTTNSSNDTTVVIQNASASTDPETICMSLPGFVGGLVMLLLVVVVASLVAAFLFVRVRAVDRKNAAIGGTSFVHPAYATENCSMPNPEFVKVAN from the exons GGTGTGCGGAGTGAAGCACCGTTGGTCGACAGCAGTGCGTTGCCCTTGGAACACAGATCCGTCTATGGGGCCCCGGCTCAGTATGGCCCACCGGTCGCCCACGAGGAGAACTGGCCGCTGGCGTCGCCCGACACCCCGCAGATCAAGCATCTGCAGGTGCAGTGCGAGAAGACGCACATGCGGGTGAACATCGAGTTCGATCGGCCGTTCTACGGTATGATCTTCAGCAAGGGCTTCTACTCGGATCCGCACTGCGTCCATCTGAAACCCGGCACCGGCCATCTGAGCGCGACCTTCGAGATCTTCCTCAACTCGTGCGGCATGAGCTCGTCGGCGAACCACAACGTGGCCGCCTAcggcgccccgacgccgtCCGGCAGCTACGTGGAGAACACGATCATCGTGCAGTACGATCCGTACGTGCAGGAGGTGTGGGACCAGGCGAGGAAGCTGCGCTGCACCTGGTACGACTTCTACGAGAAGGCGGTCACCTTCAGGCCGTTCCAGGTCGACATGCTGCACGCCGTCACCGCCAACTTCCTCGGCGACAACCTGCAGTGTTGGATGCAGATACAGGTCGGCAAGGGCCCATGGGCCAGCGAGGTGTCCGGCATCGTCAAGATCGGTCAGACCATGACGATGGTGCTGGCTATCAAGGACGACGAGAACAAGTTTGACATGCTGGTGAGGAATTGCGTCGCACACGACGGCAAACGGGCGCCGATTCAGCTGGTCGATCAGTACGGTTGCGTGGTCAGGCCGAAGATCATGTCCAG GTTCCAAAAGATCAAGAACTTCGGCCCGAGCGCGTCGGTCGTTAGCTTCGCCTACTTCCAGGCCTTCAAGTTCCCCGACAGCATGAACGTTCACTTCCAGTGCGTGATCCAAGTCTGCCGGTACAATTGCCCCGAGCCCAAGTGTGGACATCCCGGTCTCGAGTACGGTGCACCTGCCGGCGGCATTACTCACGAATATGGCGCACCGGTCTCGCAAGGTCTTTCTTCGGAGTACGGTGCCCCGCCTGTGCCCGAATATGGCGTACCGCCGGCTTATCCCGATCCGCGACATCCCAGCGGACCGGCCGGAGCGTACAG CGAGCCGAATCCGGACGTGGTTCCAGCGCCGCAAGCGCAGACCTCGTCCTCCTCGCCCAGCTCGACGCCGGGTGACGCTACGGCGAGCAGCTCGCCCCAAAGCCCCCAGGATAATATCCATCTCCCTCCGCCTCCTCTACCCGGCCATTCGGCGGCGTACCAGACTGTAAAGCGAAAAGGAACCGCCGGCACGGAGGAGCTTGAGGGTAATCTAGCTATTCTCGGAGGTCGACCGAGGTCAGTTGAAGGTTTCCCGGCTGAGCTCAGAGGTGCTAGGAGGCGAAGGCACGACGAGCCGCACGACCTCGAAGACGATAGC aatatctaTCACACGGTGACCTTGTTCTCCACCCACGTGTACAAACGAGCGGCGCAGGAGATGACGGACGTCAACACCTCGAGGGTCATCCAGGTAGTCGCGCCGGGCGACGTTAATTTCGCGCTGGGCACAACGAACTCCAGCAACGACACCACCGTGGTCATACAGAACGCCAGCGCGTCCACCGACCCGGAGACGATCTGCATGAGCCTGCCGGGTTTCGTGGGCGGTCTGGTGATGCTGCTGCTGGTCGTCGTGGTAGCCTCCCTCGTCGCGGCCTTCCTCTTCGTCAGGGTGCGCGCCGTCGACCGCAAGAACGCCGCAATAGGCGGCACCAGCTTCGTACATCCGGCGTACGCGACCGAGAACTGCAGCATGCCGAACCCGGAGTTCGTGAAAGTCGCCAACTGA